From a region of the Lentilactobacillus curieae genome:
- the hslU gene encoding ATP-dependent protease ATPase subunit HslU, with protein sequence MDESQITPKQIVETLDQYIIGQGEAKKAVAVALRNRYRRMQLSKDMQDEISPKNLLMIGPTGVGKTEIARRLAKIVNAPFVKVEATKFTEVGYVGSDVESMVRDLVENAVNLQKVEAYKSVRTDAEKEANNQLVKLLVPAERKKNNKNDMQNLMSMFSAMQKGEMPTPDAPEEEVSEDIREKRMSTSEKLRAGLLEDEQVKIKVDDSSANMAGQNSMLNQMGIDLNDTLSGLMPKKQIERTVSVKEAREILAHQAAEKLINQADLYHDAITRAENTGIIFIDEIDKITGGNSNNSGEVSREGVQRDILPIVEGSQINTKYGSINTDHILFIGSGAFATSKPSDLIPELQGRFPIRVELDDLSKEDFVRILTEPTNALTKQYVALIGTDNIKITFTIEAVNKIAEIASDVNHNTDNIGARRLHTILEKLLEDILYEGPDMQMGEITITEQYVDDKVGKLAGNKDLSRYIL encoded by the coding sequence GTGGACGAATCTCAAATTACCCCTAAACAAATCGTTGAAACCTTAGATCAATACATTATTGGTCAGGGAGAGGCTAAAAAAGCGGTGGCTGTTGCTTTAAGAAATCGTTACCGTAGAATGCAGCTTTCAAAAGATATGCAAGATGAAATTTCACCCAAAAACTTGCTAATGATTGGACCTACCGGTGTTGGTAAGACAGAAATTGCTCGTAGGCTAGCTAAAATTGTTAATGCGCCATTTGTTAAGGTCGAAGCCACCAAGTTTACTGAAGTCGGTTATGTCGGCTCAGATGTAGAATCAATGGTTAGAGACTTAGTCGAAAATGCAGTTAACTTGCAAAAAGTAGAAGCATATAAAAGTGTTAGAACAGACGCTGAAAAGGAGGCTAATAACCAATTAGTTAAGTTGTTAGTTCCTGCCGAGCGGAAAAAGAATAACAAAAATGACATGCAGAATTTAATGAGTATGTTTTCTGCGATGCAAAAGGGAGAAATGCCTACCCCTGATGCCCCTGAAGAAGAGGTCAGTGAGGATATTCGTGAAAAGCGGATGTCGACATCAGAAAAGCTTCGTGCAGGTCTTCTTGAAGATGAACAAGTAAAAATTAAAGTTGATGATTCATCAGCTAACATGGCTGGTCAAAATAGCATGTTGAATCAAATGGGAATTGATCTAAATGATACTCTTTCAGGATTAATGCCCAAAAAACAAATTGAACGGACTGTAAGTGTGAAGGAAGCTAGGGAAATTTTGGCTCACCAAGCTGCAGAGAAGTTGATCAATCAAGCTGACCTATATCACGATGCAATTACAAGAGCTGAAAACACGGGAATTATTTTTATCGATGAAATTGATAAGATTACTGGAGGCAATTCTAATAACTCTGGAGAGGTTTCTCGTGAGGGTGTTCAAAGGGACATTCTTCCAATTGTTGAAGGTTCCCAAATTAATACTAAATATGGTTCTATTAATACGGATCACATCTTGTTTATTGGCTCTGGTGCATTTGCCACCAGCAAGCCATCTGACCTGATTCCCGAACTCCAAGGTCGTTTCCCAATTAGAGTTGAATTGGATGACTTGAGCAAGGAAGACTTCGTTAGAATTCTAACTGAGCCAACTAATGCACTCACTAAGCAATATGTAGCATTGATTGGTACTGATAACATTAAGATTACCTTTACGATTGAGGCAGTTAATAAAATCGCCGAGATTGCATCAGATGTTAACCACAATACGGATAATATTGGTGCAAGAAGACTCCACACGATTCTTGAGAAGCTTCTTGAGGACATTCTTTATGAAGGTCCAGATATGCAAATGGGTGAAATTACCATCACGGAACAATATGTTGATGATAAAGTTGGCAAACTTGCTGGCAACAAGGATCTTTCAAGATATATTCTATAA
- a CDS encoding aldose 1-epimerase family protein, protein MIKLKNDYLTVTINPLGAELTSVKSADTEYIWTADKQYWGRHAPVLFPIVGRLKDNQYQFEGKTYEMTQHGFARDNEFTVENQTDTEVTLSLSDNQDSLAKYPFKFKLTISYVLTDHELSISLNVLNTDTKEMIFQIGAHPGFNIPFNPYEGGFEDYSVKFAPQKDYVKVPLKPPYSDPNDTSVVDLRQPMQLKHDLFDQDAQVLELNGEETTLLLSSSVNETGVSIHINNAKYVGVWSPYPKEAPFVCVEPWWGLADTVDADGQLDNKFATNRLAPKEDFTGSYSLTFF, encoded by the coding sequence ATGATTAAACTTAAAAATGACTACTTAACAGTTACAATTAATCCGCTAGGAGCTGAATTAACCAGCGTTAAATCAGCAGATACTGAATATATTTGGACTGCAGACAAACAATATTGGGGTCGCCATGCGCCAGTCTTGTTTCCCATTGTTGGCAGATTAAAGGACAATCAGTATCAATTTGAGGGAAAAACCTACGAAATGACGCAACATGGTTTTGCTCGGGATAATGAATTTACTGTAGAAAATCAAACAGATACTGAAGTTACTCTATCTTTAAGCGATAACCAGGACAGTTTAGCAAAGTATCCTTTCAAATTTAAGTTGACAATTAGTTACGTTTTAACCGATCATGAACTGTCAATTTCTTTAAACGTACTGAATACTGATACTAAAGAAATGATTTTTCAAATCGGTGCCCATCCCGGGTTTAATATTCCATTCAACCCCTATGAGGGTGGCTTTGAAGACTATTCAGTCAAGTTTGCACCCCAGAAGGATTATGTGAAGGTACCCTTAAAACCACCATATAGTGACCCAAATGACACTTCTGTGGTTGATTTAAGGCAACCAATGCAACTAAAACATGACTTATTTGATCAGGATGCCCAAGTGCTTGAATTGAATGGTGAAGAAACGACATTATTACTTAGTAGTAGTGTCAATGAAACTGGAGTTTCAATCCACATCAATAACGCTAAATATGTTGGGGTGTGGTCACCATATCCTAAAGAGGCACCATTTGTCTGTGTGGAACCTTGGTGGGGACTAGCAGATACAGTTGATGCCGATGGCCAACTTGACAATAAGTTTGCGACTAACCGACTAGCACCTAAAGAAGACTTTACAGGAAGTTACTCATTGACTTTCTTTTAA
- the hslV gene encoding ATP-dependent protease subunit HslV — protein sequence MPVKFEATTICAVRHNGHLAMAGDGQVTMGEKVIMKGTAHKVRRIFDGKVVVGFAGSVADAFNLEERFESKLGQYDGDLKRASVELAQDWRKDQALQKLEALLIVMNDTDLLLVSGSGEVIEPDDDILAIGSGGNFALAAATAMKHHAENMSAKDIAEAAIHIAGSIDIFTNQNVISEEL from the coding sequence ATGCCAGTAAAATTTGAAGCAACCACAATCTGTGCCGTTCGCCACAATGGCCACCTAGCAATGGCTGGTGACGGTCAAGTTACCATGGGCGAAAAGGTAATAATGAAGGGTACAGCCCACAAAGTTCGCCGAATTTTTGACGGTAAAGTCGTAGTTGGCTTTGCGGGAAGCGTTGCGGACGCATTTAATTTGGAAGAAAGATTCGAATCAAAGTTAGGCCAATATGACGGCGATTTAAAACGTGCTTCAGTCGAATTGGCACAAGATTGGCGAAAAGACCAAGCCCTACAAAAACTAGAAGCACTGTTGATTGTAATGAATGATACGGATCTATTATTGGTATCAGGTTCTGGAGAAGTAATCGAACCAGATGATGATATCTTAGCTATTGGTTCAGGTGGCAACTTTGCATTAGCAGCTGCGACGGCAATGAAACACCATGCAGAAAACATGAGTGCTAAGGATATTGCTGAAGCCGCAATTCACATTGCTGGCTCAATTGACATTTTTACAAACCAAAACGTTATTTCTGAAGAATTGTAG